A single window of Undibacterium sp. 5I1 DNA harbors:
- a CDS encoding LrgB family protein — protein MSIHFNDFSDFSNLWVYLAASPLLGLTATLLAYQVAYKLYEKAKFNPLANPVAIAVILLVSLLTLTHTPYKTYFNGAQFVHFLLGPATVALAIPLYQQLGKLKRDWFAFLAGALLGSAAAIASAMCIAWLLGASAVTILSIAPKSVTMAIAMGIAEKVGGLPSLTAVLVMTTGILGATMARSLLNLLKIKDESIRGFALGVSAHGIGTARAFQVSEQMGAFAGLAMGISGLLTALILPFALHLAKLT, from the coding sequence ATGAGTATTCACTTTAATGATTTTAGTGACTTCAGCAATCTGTGGGTATATCTCGCAGCGTCCCCGTTATTAGGGTTGACTGCCACGCTATTGGCTTACCAAGTTGCGTATAAATTGTATGAAAAAGCAAAGTTCAATCCGCTGGCTAATCCCGTTGCGATTGCGGTTATTTTATTGGTGTCATTGCTGACGCTGACTCATACACCCTATAAGACGTATTTTAACGGCGCTCAGTTTGTTCATTTTTTGCTGGGGCCAGCGACTGTCGCGTTAGCGATTCCTTTGTATCAGCAGTTGGGTAAGCTCAAGCGTGACTGGTTTGCTTTCCTCGCGGGTGCTTTGCTGGGGAGTGCGGCTGCGATTGCCAGCGCGATGTGCATAGCCTGGTTATTGGGTGCGTCAGCAGTAACGATACTGTCTATTGCACCCAAATCGGTGACGATGGCAATCGCGATGGGGATTGCAGAAAAAGTCGGTGGTTTGCCCTCGCTAACCGCCGTATTGGTGATGACGACCGGCATTCTGGGGGCGACGATGGCGCGTAGTTTACTTAACCTACTAAAGATTAAGGACGAGAGCATCAGAGGATTCGCACTCGGCGTGAGTGCGCACGGGATCGGTACTGCCAGAGCGTTTCAGGTGAGTGAACAAATGGGTGCATTTGCTGGTTTGGCGATGGGCATTTCCGGGCTACTTACTGCATTGATTTTGCCTTTTGCATTGCATCTCGCCAAACTAACCTGA
- a CDS encoding CidA/LrgA family protein yields the protein MIQTFTILLIFQCLGEGVVYVTALPIPGPVVGMLLLFFFLLLKKDLAQKLAPTVQEFLRHLSLLFIPAGVGIMVYGQRVLDEWFPLVLALLISTALSIVVTAVVVRWLQK from the coding sequence ATGATACAGACCTTCACTATTTTGCTGATTTTTCAGTGTTTAGGCGAAGGCGTTGTATATGTGACTGCGCTACCAATACCGGGGCCGGTGGTTGGTATGTTGCTGCTATTCTTTTTCCTGTTATTAAAAAAAGATTTGGCACAAAAACTCGCACCTACGGTTCAGGAATTCTTACGTCATCTTTCTCTATTATTTATCCCTGCCGGGGTTGGCATTATGGTGTACGGTCAGCGGGTATTAGATGAATGGTTTCCACTAGTCTTAGCTCTGCTGATTAGCACCGCTCTCTCAATTGTTGTGACGGCAGTGGTCGTGCGCTGGTTGCAAAAATGA
- the glcF gene encoding glycolate oxidase subunit GlcF, protein MQTNLADFIKNTREGQEAEEILRKCVHCGFCTATCPTYQLLGDELDGPRGRIYLIKQVLEGKPATVKTQQHLDRCLTCRNCESTCPSGVQYGRLIDIGRKVVEDQVPRPMAQRLMRAALKQILPRQSIFNPAMKLGQALRPVLPKALQNKVPVAQASGNWPQTQHVRKMLLLDGCVQPAMSPNINAATARVLDALGVQLIVAAKAGCCGAIRFHLNDQDGGLDDMRRNIDAWWTYVEQGAEAIVMTASGCGVTVKDYGHLLAHDKAYAEKAQRISAITRDLSEILPEFEIELARKLQGRITQRIVWHPPCTLQHGQQIRGKVEGLLRSAGVDVKLCADSHLCCGSAGTYSVLQPELSYQLRDNKLRNLQATGAEVILSANIGCLTHLQSGTSTPVRHWVELLDSALSETLSDTLSEIK, encoded by the coding sequence ATGCAAACTAATCTCGCTGATTTTATCAAGAACACTCGCGAAGGCCAGGAAGCCGAAGAGATTTTGCGCAAGTGCGTTCACTGCGGTTTTTGTACCGCTACTTGCCCCACTTATCAATTGCTGGGAGACGAATTAGATGGTCCGCGCGGACGCATTTATCTGATTAAGCAAGTATTGGAAGGTAAGCCCGCTACGGTAAAAACCCAGCAGCATCTGGATCGCTGTTTAACCTGTCGCAATTGTGAATCGACTTGTCCATCTGGTGTGCAATACGGCCGGCTGATCGACATTGGTCGCAAGGTGGTTGAAGACCAAGTCCCACGACCAATGGCGCAACGCTTAATGCGCGCCGCGCTCAAGCAGATACTGCCGCGACAATCTATTTTTAATCCAGCGATGAAGTTGGGACAGGCGCTACGTCCTGTATTACCTAAAGCCTTACAGAATAAAGTGCCTGTTGCGCAAGCTTCAGGCAACTGGCCGCAAACGCAACATGTGCGCAAGATGCTGCTGCTGGATGGATGTGTGCAACCGGCGATGTCTCCGAATATCAACGCCGCCACTGCCCGAGTACTGGATGCATTAGGCGTCCAGCTGATCGTCGCAGCTAAGGCTGGCTGCTGCGGTGCCATTCGTTTTCACCTCAACGATCAGGATGGTGGTTTGGACGATATGCGTCGCAATATTGATGCATGGTGGACTTATGTAGAGCAGGGCGCAGAAGCCATTGTGATGACGGCATCAGGTTGTGGCGTCACCGTAAAGGATTACGGACATTTACTTGCTCATGACAAGGCTTATGCAGAAAAAGCACAACGTATTTCTGCAATCACCCGAGACTTAAGTGAAATTCTGCCAGAATTTGAAATTGAACTGGCACGCAAACTTCAAGGCAGAATCACTCAACGTATTGTCTGGCATCCGCCTTGTACTTTGCAACATGGCCAGCAAATTCGGGGCAAGGTAGAAGGTTTGTTACGCAGCGCCGGAGTGGATGTAAAGCTATGTGCAGATAGCCACTTATGCTGTGGCTCTGCCGGGACTTATTCCGTATTGCAGCCAGAATTGTCGTATCAGTTGCGTGACAATAAATTACGCAATTTACAGGCGACGGGTGCCGAGGTCATTTTGTCGGCCAATATTGGCTGCCTCACGCATTTGCAATCCGGTACCAGTACACCAGTGCGGCATTGGGTCGAATTGCTGGATAGCGCTTTAAGCGAAACTTTAAGCGACACTTTAAGCGAAATTAAGTAA
- a CDS encoding PilT/PilU family type 4a pilus ATPase: protein MERDQATKFMHDLLRLMLSKNGSDLFITAEFPPAFKIDGKVTPVSNQPLTSAHTVDLARSIMNDKQAAEFESTKECNFAINPAGMGRFRVSAFMQQGRVGLVLRTITTAIPKLEDLGLPEHLKDVAMTKRGLVIMVGATGSGKSTSLAAMLGHRNANSFGHIITIEDPIEYVHPHGNCIVTQREIGIDTEDWGAALKNSLRQAPDVIQIGEIRDRETMDFAIAFAETGHLCLATLHANSSNQALDRIINFFPEERRAQLLMDLSLNLKAVISQRLIPLRGKKGRVAAIEIMLNSPLVSDLIFKGNVHEIKEIMKKSRELGMQTFDQSLFDLHEADLITYEDALRNADSVNELRLAIMLRGKESKDRDLSAGTSHLGIV from the coding sequence ATGGAACGCGACCAGGCCACCAAATTCATGCATGACTTGTTAAGGCTAATGCTAAGCAAGAATGGCTCGGATTTATTTATCACAGCAGAATTTCCACCCGCCTTTAAAATCGATGGCAAAGTAACGCCGGTTTCAAATCAGCCGCTGACCTCAGCCCACACGGTTGATTTAGCACGCTCGATCATGAACGATAAGCAAGCTGCCGAATTTGAATCCACCAAAGAATGTAATTTTGCGATTAATCCGGCAGGCATGGGTCGTTTTCGCGTTTCTGCTTTTATGCAACAAGGTCGTGTTGGCTTGGTTTTACGTACGATCACGACAGCAATTCCGAAGTTAGAAGACTTAGGTTTGCCGGAACATCTTAAAGATGTGGCGATGACCAAACGTGGTTTGGTCATCATGGTTGGTGCGACTGGCTCAGGTAAATCAACTTCGCTGGCGGCCATGCTGGGGCACCGCAATGCGAACAGCTTCGGCCACATCATCACCATTGAAGACCCGATTGAATATGTGCACCCGCATGGCAATTGTATTGTGACGCAGCGGGAGATTGGTATCGATACAGAGGACTGGGGTGCAGCTCTGAAGAATTCATTACGTCAAGCGCCAGACGTGATACAGATCGGTGAGATCCGTGACCGCGAGACCATGGATTTTGCAATCGCTTTTGCAGAAACAGGACATCTTTGTCTTGCCACTCTGCATGCCAATAGCTCTAATCAAGCACTAGACCGTATCATCAACTTCTTCCCCGAAGAACGTCGTGCGCAGTTGCTAATGGATTTGTCCTTAAACTTAAAAGCAGTAATCTCACAGCGCCTTATCCCATTGCGAGGAAAAAAAGGCCGTGTTGCCGCAATCGAAATCATGCTGAACTCACCGCTGGTTTCTGATCTGATCTTCAAAGGCAATGTCCACGAAATTAAAGAAATCATGAAAAAATCTCGTGAACTTGGCATGCAAACCTTTGATCAATCTCTGTTTGATTTACATGAGGCAGATTTGATTACGTATGAAGATGCTTTGCGCAATGCTGATTCAGTCAACGAACTGCGTCTCGCTATTATGTTGAGAGGTAAAGAATCGAAAGACCGTGATTTAAGTGCAGGAACCTCACATTTAGGAATCGTATGA
- a CDS encoding glutathione peroxidase, with product MNVLDFNADNLQGQPVDLKQYAGKVLLIVNTASNCGFTPQYKGLEAVYQQFRDKGVEVLGFPCNQFGHQEPGTADEIGSFCEKNYGVTFPLFAKIDVNGKDTHPLYQFLKSKAPGLLGSEAIKWNFTKFLIKKDGTVFNRYAPLTTPAELVADIEKLLAE from the coding sequence ATGAACGTACTCGACTTTAATGCAGATAATCTGCAAGGCCAACCCGTTGATTTAAAACAGTATGCAGGAAAAGTTTTGCTTATTGTGAATACTGCCAGCAATTGCGGCTTTACTCCGCAGTACAAAGGCTTGGAAGCGGTATACCAGCAATTTAGAGATAAAGGCGTAGAAGTCTTAGGTTTTCCATGTAACCAGTTTGGTCATCAAGAGCCTGGCACAGCGGATGAGATTGGTTCATTTTGTGAAAAAAATTATGGCGTGACTTTTCCGCTTTTTGCCAAAATTGATGTAAACGGCAAAGATACTCATCCGCTATATCAATTCCTGAAATCGAAAGCACCGGGCTTGCTGGGTAGTGAAGCGATCAAATGGAATTTCACAAAATTTCTGATCAAAAAAGACGGCACAGTATTCAACCGATATGCGCCGCTGACAACGCCTGCCGAACTGGTGGCGGATATAGAAAAACTGCTAGCGGAATAA